Proteins encoded together in one Prunus dulcis chromosome 3, ALMONDv2, whole genome shotgun sequence window:
- the LOC117622013 gene encoding RING-H2 finger protein ATL39-like, translating to MSEKFPGDAVQIVAMAIFFSVILLFVGIGFLILVHVWIVGRAFRRGGFGNGSMVAMASSTGGTASMSKDDLEKLPSFDYVANWDKPSSPVDCVVCLDNFKMGEKCRLLPLCKHSFHAQCVDAWLLRTPICPICRSRTAEPQKEGPVTDASVDLRESQTTGSRHLSDIRIELGENQTTESGHLSVT from the coding sequence ATGAGTGAAAAGTTTCCAGGTGATGCAGTGCAGATTGTGGCAATGGCAATCTTCTTTTCTGTCATATTGTTATTTGTGGGAATTGGGTTCTTGATCTTAGTCCATGTTTGGATTGTTGGGAGGGCTTTCAGAAGAGGAGGGTTTGGTAATGGCTCTATGGTTGCCATGGCCAGCAGTACAGGTGGCACAGCAAGCATGTCCAAAGATGACCTAGAGAAGCTTCCTAGCTTTGATTATGTAGCCAATTGGGACAAGCCAAGTAGCCCTGTGGATTGTGTAGTGTGCTTGGACAACTTCAAGATGGGCGAGAAGTGCAGGCTGTTGCCTCTGTGCAAGCACAGTTTTCATGCTCAGTGCGTGGATGCATGGCTTTTGCGGACACCCATTTGTCCCATTTGCAGAAGCAGGACTGCTGAGCCCCAGAAAGAAGGGCCTGTTACAGATGCTAGCGTTGACCTGAGGGAAAGTCAAACAACTGGAAGCAGGCATTTGAGTGATATTAGAATTGAATTGGGGGAGAACCAGACAACAGAAAGTGGGCACCTGTCTGTCACCTAA